TATTATTTAGACATATGAGATCCATTAGCACGAGCACTAGAAATGGCATTCATATTGCAAGCCACCAAGAGCGCAAAGATGAAGGTCCGCGGGGAACGAACAGCTCCAGGATGTAGTTTAAAAATACCAGATTGTTTTTCTCCAGGGCAGAAATGACTCATTACCCAGGCAGCAAAGCGGGAGCTTCTGCCAGTCGGGTCGTTCCGCAGTACAGTGACACGCAAATTGTGCTAGCACATCACTTACAGTGAGAGTGGTTGGAGACTCAACACAAACGTGTTGTTGTAATCTCAGGAAGGAGTGTGGAGATTCCAGCTTCGGGTACAGTAGGTAGAGGGAGGTCTGCTGACCGGACAGGTTTTTCCCCCTTCTCATCCTGTGGCTCGCTCGCCCCAAAGCGAGGAAGGCTGGCGGTGCTGGGAGCCGCGAGACCAGCCCATCGCTCACACCGCACTGACTCTTCACTGTTCGAGCTTCACCCCAGGCTTATCTGATGCCCGTTTGTGGTGAGGTGTTGTGAAAGCGGTGGCACACGTCACCGCTTCCCCTCCCACCTGTCAGGGTTGGGTCCAAGGTGAGGAGAGAAGGGGCCGGAGGGCGCGGGGCAGGCGCCCTGCCGCGTATGTTTCTCAGCTTTAAGATAAAGCGCAGGAATGATGACTTCGCAGCGTGAGCTGAGCTGTGGGCCACAACCCGACCTTTCCGGAAAAGAAGGTGGCCTCTGATGCAAAGAACCAGCCTTATCAGACCAACAGgtaggaggaggatgaaacagCAGACGTGCTGCTGCAAAGACATCCAGCCGAATGGGAGCTTGACTGGGCGGGGACGCTGCTAATGTCTCCATGTCCGCGTGCCTCCCGCTTCTCTGTTTTTCCTCTATTTTTCTTATTTGAGCTGCTCTGCAGAAAAATCCATCTTCCTGCAGTTGGCCACTTTGTCTGCACAGGGCACAGCAGTACTAAGGCAGCTGGTAAATAATGCACAAGTCTTTTTCCTTCATTTATTCAAAGGAAGTAGTGCGCGCTATAAGATCCTTCCTGAAATGGGCCTATTAACCCAACTAGGCCACAGCTGTTACGACAGACTCACAATGTCCACTAAAACAGTCCAGTCACACTCTCCCAGCCTCTTCTAAATAATCAAACTGCTCCTAAAGTATGTATTTTGCTGCGGTGCTGTACAGATCAGATCATTTGTAAGGTGGATGAGCTTTTTGCGGATTCTCTTTGCTTTGTACATtgtagtttgtgtgtgactgacttTCAGCGTTTTCCTCTCACCTCACCATCACAGATTTACTGCACCTCCCCCACATTTTATTCTCAATATGTCCAGTTTTCATGGCTGTGCCTCTGACATCAGTGCTATTCTCCTGCTTTCAGTCAGGATGCTGCAGGATGGTTACTGTACAGTGGTGCTTGAATGTCTCCGTTTGTTCGTGCCTCAGTAAAAACTGTGTGTGAGTCAAAAGAAGCTGACCAAGTTGGGATTCAAAGCTGCCAGCTTTTAGGTTCAGGTGGAAGGTCTAGGACGGAGAATGAATCAGATGCGtgcggaggcagaggaagaagagggatcCTATACCTCGCTGAAGTCAAAGATCCGCCCACGTGCGCTCACAGAGTACGGCTGCCTCCACAAATGTTTACCACATTTGCAATAGTTGTCATTGCGCAACAAATGCCAATGTTTCCCTTTGACAAGGCTATTTTAGAAGGAGAAGACGTGTGTAGAAGACGTCCAGTGCGATGCGAACAAATCGCTCTTGTTCCAGGACACAACCGCAGACGTAGGCCGCGTCTCATTGGCCCTCGTGCATTAGCTTGGAACCCACTCGCAAGATGAAAGGAAAGGAGCGCTGTGTCTTTTTCAGGTCAACGTGCCTCCGGGGCTGCCTACACATCCAAAATAGATGGATCTACAGGAAAGCTGGCCAGAATTAGTCAACGCCTGCACAATGATCtaagtaatttatttattttattcttttcattttctgctaGTCTCAGGACAACGTTGGTCCCCTGGCGATTCCTTACAGATGCTTGTGGGTACAGTGTGTCTGCTCTCACCGTGCGTTTAAAGAGGCAGGGACTAAAGGAATTAAACAGCCTTTGTTTGAGGTAATGGATGACGAATGGCTCTTTTACCAGACGGCACCTCAGAGCATCGTGTGAGACGCAGTAATTGAATGTGATGTAAATAAAAGTTGAATAGAAATGATGACAGTCTGACGTGATGGGCTAAAATTGGCCGCCGAGTGAACGGGTTCACATGGACCCAGCTGATCCTCCACCTCCAGATCTGCACAGCCTCACGAGTATAAGCTGAAAGCCACTGGCGTCACTGCTCCTGTTGCTGTTCTGGCTGCTGGAAACAAAAAGTCATGTTTTGTTGGGCAAAAGCTCATTTCCCGTGTGTGCATGTCACAGGGATGTCGGGGAGGTGATATCTGATACTCGTAGCTCCCAACGCTTGCGTGTTGACCCCATTTTAAAGCGCGTAcgtctctgtgtctgttgctGTGGCCTGAACGCAGATCAGCGTGATATTTGTGGTTCTCTCTGGTTAAAACAGGCTTTTTTGCTTGGTCTCAGCCGGTCTGAGGCGATTGCAGATGACACATTCGCAGCCAGTCTGCACAGTCAGCTGGCAAATCCAGCTGAGCGCAATACTGCGAAACTGGAGAAGACGGAGGGAGGTTGGATGACACATAATGGCAGTAAAACGGATGTCAATAATGGTTTGTCTTGTGACACGGCTCATTTTCACCAGCACATTTGCTGCATCTTGACTCGAATAAGAAGCCTGCGACCTCAAAAGGCCTCAGAGTTGTAGAGATTTGTCTGTGCATAACCCAGGAATGACTAATGTGCATTCTTGCAATTGTTCCTATTAAAGCACAAGGGCCTTGCAAAGTTAAATGGAGTGTGTATGTCAAGAACAAAGGAGCGAAGGTGCCAGCAATTTAGAAATGCTTCTTTGGTTTCCCCTACAGCGACTCCTTCAGCACCGCAATTCTCCCAACCAGCTAAATGGATCACTGACAGAACGGCTTTGGTTTTGTCTGGCCTGGGCTAAGATTAAGTGcttgtttgatgtgtttttccCCAATTGtaactaacacaaacacagcacttcATCTGGAGCTAGTTTCTGTTCGACAAGAACAACAAGTGCCAGTGTGAGCGCCGCTGCCAAACACCGGAATTCTGCAGtaatgaagctgtcagaaagatGTAAAGTTTGCACCGGTTGTACTGGGAGTGGAGCATTCCTGGAGGGGGCGACCGTGCCTTTGGCGACGACAGGATGCATGGACATCAAAGCAGCACCATTACAGCGTGTTCTCTGCTCAGACGTGTCTGTTTGGGTCGCGGCGGCCGGACGAGCGGCCTGCGGGCGCCGTCGTcgcgctccctctccagctgACACTTCACACGAGGACGTGTTAGCATTATCCGCGGCCATCATCCAGTTTTTACTCGGGCCATTATCCTTTTTAGATAATACAGCGGTGGTTCATTAGGCCTCATTTGCTTTTATGCCAACGCAGTGCATTAACTGTGAGGGTTTCACAATTCTCGCCAATTTCAGACTGTTGACATGAAAACCCCAGAGCTGCGTGAGAGACCGTGACTCAGTTCGACAGTGGTGATTCACCTGAAATGTAAGAAGCCTGTTCACAATGAGGGCTGTGTGGCTGTGGGTCAGTCGCCCACCGCTCATGGAGGCGCGTCCTGCAGCGAGACGCTGGAGCCGCGGGTCCGGTTCTGCACTCTGTGCTCTGAGCGCCAATAAGTGCAGCACGTTCATATTACTTTCTAAATGCAGCCATTTATGAATTCTTCTACTGGGACAAAGAGCGAAGCAGCTGAAGACTCAGTGATGGTCACATGCTGCGAAACAGCCTAGAAATAGAGGGGACGTAGAGTACAGTTCAATAACAGCAGTGAGGCTTCACTAGAAGCTGTGGAGGTTCAAGGCAGTGATGGCTTCGTATTGTTGTGTGTTTCGTTCACTAAAGTGCTCGAGGACGAAGACACTTGTTTCAAGCTAAAAAAAGAGAATTGCTGGTGAACTGGGAGCACCTGTGCTGCTACAGTAGGAGCTCAGCAGCACCCAGGCACACGGGCCTGTGTTGTTGCTCATTTATTCTCTCAGCAGCCGTGTGTAGATAAGATAAGAGCTCATACAGGCTGTTAGCGGGAACGCGTGGCTGTGCTCCTGGCAGCCGGCACCGCTCAGAACCAGAAGTAGGCCGGTCCGAATGTTTGCTGCTCTGTGGCTGGAGGAGCATCTGGACGCTGGCGCTCGGTGGACGCCTGCATTAATGCCTGCATCATTCTCCGCCTCCATCGCTGGACGTGAATCACGCGTGTTGCACGGCTTCGTACGTGTCCTGTGACACGAGGAGGCGCGAGCGGAGCTGGACCGGAGCTGCTCAGCGCGACCTCCTGCAGACTTTTACAGTGAGCTGGAGCTCCACTACAGCTGTGAGGAACCGCCTGTAGTGACTCCACCACCACAGAGGTTATCTAAGCTCATTTATTTCTGCCTGAGTCGTGTGTAAATAAAAAGCCATTTCCGTTTATTAAATAAATCTGCTGGGAGTCTTGCAAATACATTCACTAGTATAAGAAATGTCTGCCAATTCTAGATTTTTGCATAACGGTTATAATAActcctacatacagtaaaaatagcAAAATTACGCTTCTGTCGTTGTGGAGGACCTTCACCAAGCAGACCTTTAGTAGTTCCCAGCAGGTGAACCTGATGTTGACTCTGTGCactaaaccacagcatctgtcaACACCAGTTCAAATGATAGCCTGTAAAGGTTGAGGGAAAGACGACGCGTGGCAGATCTGAGCCGCCGGCCGCTCCCTGCGTCGCTCAGGGCTCCATGTGTGATGCTCCACACCTTCCACTCTCTGTTGCAGTTGTCGGGCGGTGGAGTGGGGATTCGATCCGACAACCCTCTGATTGCGCGCTCATTCTCTCACTGTCAGGATGACGCCGGCCCGCGGCCTATTGTTACCGCTGTCACCTCTCAGTAGCGCGACACGACAACCTCTGCAGTAACGCTGCATCACAACGCTTCGCTTTTCCTCCGGACACACGTACGAGCGCTGTCGGCTCCACGCTCCTTGGTTGTACTGTACGTCGGCGCCGCTTCGACTGcgtttcctcctgctctgttatTCATGAGCCATCTGCTTGGCCAAGCGCTGTGTCAGATGTGTGTCAAACAGGACCTCATCTGTCTTCTAATTGTGTCCTCGTCTGCATGAAGCTGCCAGGGACTCCGTCTCCAGTCGCTGGCCCTGCGCGTCCTAAATAACCTGTTTGATCTGATGTGAGCATCTTTATTTAAGATcatcacatctggcacattAATCTTGTAAAGACAGGAGCAAATCTATCTTTGTGAAGAAGAATTGGGTTCAGAACAAATCCAATTCAgaaattttaataataaacattcacATATTAGGTATATGTTCcacttttaatgaaaaaaaaaattacaagtATAAAATATATTACTTGACCTAAAAGTAAGAATAACTACACTGAAAACTAAGTAATTGAAAAAGTCCATCTTTGAACGCTGTACTTTCTGATCACAACCTTTTCCATATGAATGTGCCCCACCAACCAATCTCTCTGCAATTCACTGATGCTCTTGAAAGTGAAGACCATTTCTTTGCTATaatataacttttttttaccaGCTTATGAGGGAAAAGAGGTTCAAAGCAAATTTAAATGGAATATTCTCCAGCTCTGCCATGACAGAGTAACTCTAGGCTACTTAGTAATTCACTGCTTTGCAGAAATAGTATTTTATCAAAAACTCTACAAGTGAAAGTAGAAATATTAATTTTACAATGTGCTCAAAGAAGTCAAAGTACACAAAAGGGATCAATTTCCAGTAGCAACAATATTCTTTAATTAGGGACACATCCCTTAAGCCCCGTTGGAGCCAGAAGTTCAGTGAAGTCCGACAAAAGAAGGTTTTCAGGTTCCAGGTTTTCAACTTCGTTGCGCTACATGGGGGTTTAGAACTTTGTACAGGTCTTCTGTGTGTCATGAAAAGTATTCTCCTCTCATGCAGTATTTGTTCGTACTTTTCTGTACCACCATTTCTACTACAACATCAAAGTTCAAATGAAATACATTACGTGCAGCTGGACTTTAAGCACTTGATGGAAACTTTTCTAGCATGTAGATCGATATTTGTTGGTAACAGAACTGGGCAATAAGCAGCAGACGGGAGCAGAGAGCTCAACCGTTTTCAGAAgctggaaatgaagaaaacataTTAACAAATTCCACGGAGGCAAAAACAGaacattaattataaaaatgtcaGAGCCTCATCTAACAATGGCAAACAGAGCGAAAACTGGAATTCTCACTGCTGATAATAATGAAGCCAGACGTCAAAGTCAAACATAGTAAATAGCACACAGCATATTAGTTCTGTGGAACGACAGAgcacatgaaaacattttgtttagtGATTCTATAACATTTTGTGACTTACTACCCACAGACTTTTAATCTGCGTTGTTTCCTATAGCTTTCCTCTAAGTTACTCATTtcaacatgacataaaacaCTTCACATATGCATGGACGTTTTCACACAAGACACATGACCTCAGAGAGAGGGATCATGTCTATATTAAATGCAAACCCTCCTTtgagcagcagaacaatgtaTGATTTGAGAAGGAGGCCAGGAGGTCCCTGCGGAGCAGCGCCGTGATTCATCTCTGACAGAGACATCACTTCCATTCAGGGCCAAGGGGATAAGACTGTCATGTTAGCCGTCCCTGCCCCATCCTCAGCCCTTCAAAGTGGAGCCACCGTGATGAATCCGAGCCCCGTCCTGATGTGCCCTCTGCCTCCACGGCGGTTTTCAGAGCGTGACGAAGGGCGTGCATGCGTGTTGCATTTCCATTTTTAACACAAACGCGGCGCTGAGCGTTTGCTTAGACCCTCAAACGTGAGAGAGGACTCTGGTAGAAGAAGCGACCCaagctgtctgcacccactcACACCACCACACCCCACTCACTCTAGCTACGAGCACCAGTGAACTTGGAAGTTGGatgttgtgtttggtttgtgtttgtccacagCACTGGTTGCTTTCAGACCTATGTTTGTTTCCCTTTTCCAATACTCCATTTAATTCCTGATTGATCATCCCTAAAGCAGAATAAGATTTTACTGTCACCTTCAGATATAGTAGTCGGAGGCGATATCTGTTTCGGAAGACGACCCGTGTCCCTGCTTGTTGATTTAACTACATTGCTTTTATCTGTAATCACTACGAAGGACTTTTGAAACACAGTTTAATTGGTCAAATCTCCAGACTGTCATCCGCAGACTCCTTAAATAGCGGCTTTGCTTGTTGTGAAGGGGAAGCAACGATGGCCTTTACTCGAAGCTGAAGTGGCCGCTGtgtcagagaggaggaaagagctCATCTGCCCCTAAATCGAGGGATGATTGCCATTGAACAATGACAGGCCACTAGCGGGGCCAGGAACCAAACGGAGGTGCTCAGAGCATTATTTTGAAACCAGAGCTGACAGATAATAATGAGGAACTCTTTAATTTGTAATAATAAAGTATTTTTcaacaaggcaacaacaaccGAGAGGAACAAGGTTATCTGAGGATTAGAGTTATTCAACACTTGACCTGCAGATGCACAtttgaaacacatttttttgttaTCACCATTGCACAGATGTGAAGATGCTGTAAGTGAGGTCAAAAAATATTAATTCCATGCGAACAAAGACAATGCGTATTATTCAGTGCTGAGGAAACCGGTCTTTGACATGCAACGCGTGGGCAGAAATGGCCTGTTAATGAATagacagcagagaggagaagagggaaGACGGTAGAGGAGATCCGCGGAGCGCCGCGCGATGAAGTATCGCTATTGTTAGGCAGGGCTGAGGGAAAAGTGCTGCGATGCAGAAAGAGTGGAAAGTCTTGACAGCTTTCCGGTGGCAGTCTGACGGCTGAGCAGGGAGATTGGAGGGAAAGTGCAGCAGAGGGCTTGTGTCAGGCCACACCAGAGCTCCGTTTAACAAGGTCCAGGGATGAGCTGCACCACAACACAGTGCAGGGgaatgaggggaggggggcgcgGCCGGGGGGTCGGGGGATGAGTGGAGGTCATGCATTTTCCCAGAGCCTTACTACCTGTCATGCCTGTGAGCCTGGGATCCCTTACATGTGCATGGGAGCAGAGACTGGCAATCCTCAGTAAGGACAAGAACTGAGGCAGTTGGTGGATTTGAAGGACTAGCTGCCATTatatgctgatgctgctgcagacatgcCTGTGACACGATGACAGCTTCATCTGCACATGAAGGAATTCACCTGCGCTGTAGCTACAGTGCAGGAGCCCCTCCCCGATGCGTTAATCGTCACGAGGCTGGGCTGCAAGCTGATcggaggagaaggcagaggaCATGTAGAAATAATTAATGTGAGCAAATACGGAATACACCGTATTTTAAACACAACGCATGCAAGCGTCCTAACCGGCCTCGCTCTGAGTGCTATCACACCCCTTGTGTATCTGGTTTTCATGCTgcagatagaaaaaaaaacagcttcagtCGTGGCTCTGCAGTGGAAACTCTAGCAGGGTCTCTACAGCCTTTTCCCACTTTGGCCCCAGGCATCAATCTCTTAGCCTGGCATGAAAGCTTATCTCCCAGCGTCAGGCTAAATGTCAACCTCAGGAAGGCTGAAACACTATTAGTTATGTCCACGCTATTAGAAGGAGCTAATTCCACATAAAAGCCACCCACCGTAGCTTAAACGAGCCTGCGTCCACACGGCTCCTCTCAGCTACTCATAGATGTGAGAGACCGCACAGGTTTGGATTTACCTGGAATCAGATTTACTTCATTTATTACAGCTGTTCTATCCTGCTGCCTAACCCGAGTCCTCCTTCTTTGCCTGTGACAGATGTCTGACTTTTGATATTTATTGCTACTTACTGATCACccgtcgtcttcttctgttttgCAGGGGGCCGACTCCTGTTTCTGGTAATGTGGCTGAACCTTGTGCCTCAAACTGACAGCTGTCCTGCCAAGTGTGTGTGCTACAGCGAGCCCAGGCCGACTGTGGCCTGCCAACAGCAAGGACTCTTTTCCATTCCAACCGAGATCCCGGTGCGGAGCCAGCGGATATTCCTCCAGAGCAACAAGCTAACGGTGGTGAGGTCCACCAGCTTCAGTTCGTGCCACAATCTCACGGTTCTCTGGCTCTATTCTAATAACATCAGCTACATTGAGGCCGGAGCTTTTTACGGTTTGGAaaaactggaggagctggacattGGAGACAACAGCAACCTCCGCACCATCAGCCCTACGGCGTTCCGGGGCTTAACCAAGTTGCACACGTTGCACCTGCACAGGTGTGGCCTGTCAGAGCTGCCTGTCGGGGTTTTCCGAGGAATGTTCTCCCTACAGTACCTTTACCTGCAGGACAATAACATTCTAACCCTGCATGATGACACTTTTCTGGACCTTGCCAACCTCAGCTATCTCTACCTACACAATAACAAGATCAAGTTAGTTACAGACAACATGTTTCGAGGGTTAATCAAGCTTGATCGGCTACTGCTGCACGAAAACCGGGTGATCTATGTCCAGCCCCGGGCCTTCACTGATCTTGGTAAGGTGACGTCCCTCTTCTTGTTCTTTAACAACCTTACGGTCTTGACAGGAGAGACAATGGACCCGCTGGTGTCCCTGCAGTATTTGCGTTTAAATGGGAACCAGTGGATCTGTGACTGCCGAGCGAGAACCTTGTGGGACTGGTTCAAACATTATAAGGGTGCCAGCTCTGAATTGGAGTGCAATGTTCCCGAGTTTCTTGCAGGAAAGGACCTGAAACGTCTGAAAAGCGAAGACTTAGACGGTTGCGTGGAAATGCCCCAAATCCAGACCAATCTGTTCAGCTCAAAAGGACAAAATGGGAAATTCCCTTCCACTGAAAATCCCTTGGGGGACACCATTCCTAGGTGTTGCCTTGGAGATAACGACAAGTCCTCCATCCTTTCTGGCAAGAGCCGTCAAATCACTAACAACCCACTAAAGGAAAAGGAGAACATGTCGAAGACTAAATATAAGGAGCCAGAACGAACGAAAAACGAAACCCAGAACAAACAGAACGATGGACCGCTGGGGACCTTGTCCAACACCCTGGACAAGTCGTTGGAAAACTTAAGTCCAGACTTTATAGACAATCAGCCAATGGAATCATCTACAGtgtcaaacaaaaagaaaaagaagtgtTCTAAAAAGCCCAAGTCAGACACCCACTGCATCAAAGGCCGGGGTTCTGATCTGCAAGTGCTGCGCGTTCTCTTCATTCCCATCATCTGGATATCTCTAGCCATGTCATAGGACTCCTGCTCTCACCCTGAATACAGGACTCAAGATTGTTGATGCTCATGACAATGATACCGAAGATGCGGTGACATCTACAACGAACAGTGACTGAAGAGCGACGAGTCACGTTGTCCCCATGTGGGTGAGAACAAACCACAGAGAAGACGTTAGAGCACATTTAACAAAATGGATGCCTTTACAGAACAATACAGACCTAATGTAAATAATGAATTGGTGCCCAAAATTGTTTGTTCTCTATGTACTTAACTGTACTGTGTCTAAGCTACACTTCGGAGACTCCTCCCTTTTTCCCTCTCAAAAGCTTTTACAGCTTAGACTGACCACAGGAAGActaagagaaaaagaaagacaaaaaaaaaacaaatacagggaATCAAAGACGAGCGCACACAAAGAATGTTGGGTCCGTTTATTGAAGATAAACAATCTCCCCCATAATTTATTCAAAGTGATGCATTTGTTGGGTAATgttatgttttttatgtttctaAAATGTTCTCCCCTCCTTTTAGTTCTATTTTCATGAAAGAAGGTATGTGGGTAGCATTTATGAAAAGAATGCTCACGATTTGTTTATGGAGATTGCAATGGTACCATAgatatgcattttattttacttgtgtAAAAGTATGAATATATTATGAATAAAAGTTCTTATTTCGTATTTCTTGCAGATGTTTTTGTGATATTTTACAACAAATGTTTTCAGATTTGCTCCTTAAGGCTGAATTCTGATGGACACTGAAGTACTACAATCAAAAGGTTAATGAACTGGTATTAGTACTTGGGGTAAAATACTTCTTAGTTTAAGTCCAGTAAGGGACGTACAGCAAGAGTTTATTTAGAGACTGTCTTagtaaaactgttttaaatgaGCATCAAACTGCATTTAAATGTGGCTATGACAGCAGCTCCTATTATGTCCCACTAACAACACTGAGAGCCAAGAAATGTTCCCTCCACCAAGCAGATGGTGGGCCCACTGTGGCGTGTTCATTGTTTTTCAGGATTCTTGGGAGAGCAATGAGCGACTGCTGCGTCAAGTCTGGCCCCATCCCAAACCTCAGCCATACATATTTTGcttgttttctcctcagctgCTTTGGGACGTTGGCACCAGAGTGTGTTACAAGCGCCAGAGAAGACCTGCACCCGGTAACCAGCGTCTGTTACAAGGGATTAAACCAGCAACACAAACGAGCCTTTCATTCAGATCCGTCTGAAGGCTTCACCTCTCTCTACCTCTATCAACCAACCATTTTAACTTTATTCTCATGTTGGTCAAGGAGCCATTAGCCTAAGAATGCAGCATGCGATCAGACCTACCTTATAGCATGCATTGATTACACACACTGACGCGTGGTGGTTCGGACTAAATTattaaacagtgaatgagaatgTTCTGAGTTGCAAGCATTAAAAAGCAGTTGGGAGGCATTAAGGCATCATACTTAGTATGGTTATGATTTCTTGACAGGAGCCAACATTTCACCTCAAAACAATTTAAGCTTGAAATGTCAACTTGTGAGATAGAATAGTTCCTCAGATGAGAGTTGCCTGCGGTGGCTCCAATTCACAAGCGTTACACAAGCCGAGACTTAATGTAAACACGGAACCCGAATTTGTTTCACAAGAAATTGAAATGCTTAAAAGTCAGGGCCTCAACAACTCCACAATCATTTCATTCTTTGACCCTGAATAATATGAGACCACAGAATTTATGTAACATACCGGAGAAATCCAGAGAAGGTTATGGATGTAGTTAAAGCATAGGTTGGCAACA
Above is a window of Betta splendens chromosome 9, fBetSpl5.4, whole genome shotgun sequence DNA encoding:
- the rtn4r gene encoding reticulon-4 receptor, with amino-acid sequence MKPVIMDGGRLLFLVMWLNLVPQTDSCPAKCVCYSEPRPTVACQQQGLFSIPTEIPVRSQRIFLQSNKLTVVRSTSFSSCHNLTVLWLYSNNISYIEAGAFYGLEKLEELDIGDNSNLRTISPTAFRGLTKLHTLHLHRCGLSELPVGVFRGMFSLQYLYLQDNNILTLHDDTFLDLANLSYLYLHNNKIKLVTDNMFRGLIKLDRLLLHENRVIYVQPRAFTDLGKVTSLFLFFNNLTVLTGETMDPLVSLQYLRLNGNQWICDCRARTLWDWFKHYKGASSELECNVPEFLAGKDLKRLKSEDLDGCVEMPQIQTNLFSSKGQNGKFPSTENPLGDTIPRCCLGDNDKSSILSGKSRQITNNPLKEKENMSKTKYKEPERTKNETQNKQNDGPLGTLSNTLDKSLENLSPDFIDNQPMESSTVSNKKKKKCSKKPKSDTHCIKGRGSDLQVLRVLFIPIIWISLAMS